Proteins encoded together in one Acidobacteriota bacterium window:
- a CDS encoding (Fe-S)-binding protein, translating to MRRRSNIPSGVVGAPLDLRTQDEAKRQGCPSVVDGRLRTYAPGDNAGRFVDILGHRVSRPLAVSLAACVHCGLCAESCHYFLARPDDPTMTPVWKADQIRKIFKRHVDWTGRVAPWWVKAGSPRDDEDLNRLKNIVFGACSACRRCTYNCPMGVDTALLVRFARGLLTELGIVPEGVFNVSRDEWETGNQMAVTETDYLETLEWMRDELRSELGTDAVDIPVDKPDCEILYTINPREIKFDPRSIAHAARIFHAAGVSWTLPKRGWDQTNFGLFSGDDKLGGFVARNVYEAADRLRARRIVISECGHGYRSTRWEGYNWAGCDQKLPTESVVVTLKRLLEEGRIAVDRGRNPEPVTFHDSCNIARSGDLVEQPREVLRRVCADFREMHPNRRENFCCTGGGGLLSMAEYRPLRLEAGRIKADQLRATGASVVCTMCHNCIDGLADVIKHYRLPMRVVQVLELVSKALVLPGQP from the coding sequence ATGAGACGCCGGTCAAATATCCCCTCGGGCGTCGTCGGGGCGCCGCTGGACCTCCGGACCCAGGACGAGGCGAAGCGGCAAGGCTGCCCGTCTGTCGTGGACGGACGGCTCAGGACCTACGCGCCCGGCGACAACGCCGGCCGGTTCGTGGACATCCTCGGGCACAGGGTCTCCCGGCCCCTGGCTGTCTCGCTCGCGGCCTGCGTCCACTGCGGCCTGTGCGCCGAATCGTGCCATTATTTCCTGGCCCGGCCGGACGACCCGACCATGACCCCGGTCTGGAAGGCCGACCAGATCCGCAAGATCTTCAAGCGCCATGTCGACTGGACCGGCCGGGTCGCCCCCTGGTGGGTCAAGGCCGGCTCGCCACGCGACGACGAGGACCTCAACCGCCTGAAGAACATCGTCTTCGGCGCCTGCAGCGCCTGCCGCCGCTGCACCTACAACTGCCCCATGGGCGTCGACACGGCCCTGCTCGTGCGCTTCGCCCGCGGGCTGCTGACGGAGCTTGGCATCGTCCCGGAAGGCGTCTTCAACGTCAGCCGCGACGAGTGGGAAACGGGCAACCAGATGGCCGTGACGGAGACCGATTACCTGGAAACCCTGGAATGGATGCGGGACGAGCTCCGGTCCGAGCTGGGCACCGATGCCGTCGACATCCCGGTCGATAAGCCGGATTGCGAGATCCTCTACACCATCAATCCCCGCGAGATCAAGTTCGATCCCCGTTCGATCGCCCACGCCGCCAGGATCTTCCACGCCGCCGGGGTGTCCTGGACGCTGCCGAAACGCGGCTGGGACCAGACGAATTTCGGGCTCTTCTCCGGCGACGACAAGCTCGGGGGCTTCGTCGCCCGCAACGTCTATGAGGCGGCCGACCGGCTCCGGGCCCGCCGCATCGTCATCTCGGAGTGCGGACACGGCTACCGCTCGACGCGCTGGGAAGGCTACAACTGGGCCGGCTGCGATCAGAAGCTCCCGACGGAGTCGGTCGTCGTCACGCTCAAGCGGCTCCTCGAGGAGGGCCGGATCGCGGTCGACCGGGGCCGGAACCCCGAGCCGGTGACCTTCCACGATTCCTGCAACATCGCCCGCTCGGGCGACCTGGTCGAGCAGCCACGCGAGGTCCTGCGCCGCGTCTGCGCGGACTTCCGGGAGATGCATCCCAACCGCCGGGAGAACTTCTGCTGCACGGGCGGCGGCGGGCTGCTGTCGATGGCCGAGTACCGGCCACTGCGGCTCGAAGCCGGCCGGATCAAGGCCGATCAGCTCCGGGCGACCGGGGCCTCGGTCGTGTGCACGATGTGCCACAACTGCATCGACGGCCTCGCCGACGTCATCAAGCACTACCGTCTGCCGATGCGGGTCGTCCAGGTCCTGGAACTCGTCTCCAAGGCCCTGGTCCTGCCCGGCCAGCCCTGA
- a CDS encoding aminotransferase class V-fold PLP-dependent enzyme yields MSKLIFLDNGATSFPKPEEVYRYMDHFYRNYGVNPGRSGYDLCMEAGLIVEETRKSLTEFFHGADPNRLCFGYNSTDALNLIIFGMLRPGDHAITTTLEHNSVLRPLYHLSRQGVEVEHVPFDGRGFVDPAEIRKRFRPNTRLVVVNHASNVIGTVQPIDEIGRLCREAGIPFAIDASQSAGKVPIDMEAQCLDVVAFTGHKSLLGPTGIGGLCVREGVEIRHTRAGGTGVRSAVRTHLDEYPYRLEFGTANVMGIAGLKAGLAWIREKGVEAIHAEEMRLARILLDGLRAIPRVTLYCQDSLEDHIAVLAFNVQGMEAADVGTMLDVDFGIACRTGLHCAPRLHEQLGTDKIHGAVRFGIGPFNTEDDVRAAVAAVGKIAARPAVKR; encoded by the coding sequence ATGAGCAAGCTGATCTTCCTCGACAACGGCGCGACGAGCTTCCCCAAGCCCGAAGAGGTCTATCGCTATATGGACCACTTCTACCGCAACTACGGCGTCAATCCCGGCCGCTCGGGATACGACCTGTGCATGGAGGCCGGCCTGATCGTCGAGGAGACGCGGAAGTCGCTGACGGAATTCTTCCACGGCGCCGACCCCAACCGCCTCTGCTTCGGCTACAACTCGACCGACGCGCTGAACCTCATCATCTTCGGCATGCTCCGCCCGGGCGACCACGCCATCACGACGACGCTCGAGCACAATTCCGTCCTCCGGCCCCTCTACCATCTCTCCCGGCAGGGCGTGGAGGTCGAGCACGTCCCCTTCGACGGCCGGGGCTTCGTCGACCCGGCCGAGATCCGGAAGCGGTTCCGGCCGAATACCCGGCTGGTCGTCGTCAACCACGCCTCCAACGTCATCGGCACCGTCCAGCCCATCGACGAGATCGGCCGGCTCTGCCGCGAGGCCGGCATCCCCTTCGCCATCGACGCCTCGCAGTCGGCCGGCAAGGTGCCGATCGACATGGAGGCCCAGTGCCTGGACGTCGTCGCCTTCACCGGCCACAAGTCCCTGCTCGGGCCGACGGGCATCGGCGGGCTGTGCGTCCGCGAGGGCGTCGAGATCCGGCACACCCGGGCCGGCGGGACCGGCGTGCGCTCGGCCGTCCGGACCCACCTCGACGAGTACCCTTACCGCCTCGAGTTCGGCACGGCCAACGTGATGGGCATCGCCGGACTGAAGGCCGGCCTCGCCTGGATCAGGGAGAAGGGCGTGGAGGCCATCCACGCCGAGGAGATGCGCCTGGCCCGGATCCTTCTTGACGGCCTGCGGGCCATCCCCCGGGTCACGCTCTACTGCCAGGACAGCCTGGAGGACCACATCGCCGTCCTGGCCTTCAACGTCCAGGGGATGGAAGCCGCCGACGTGGGCACGATGCTGGACGTCGATTTCGGCATCGCCTGCCGGACCGGCCTGCACTGCGCCCCGCGCCTTCACGAGCAGCTGGGCACGGACAAGATCCACGGCGCGGTCCGCTTCGGGATCGGGCCGTTCAATACGGAAGACGATGTCCGGGCGGCCGTCGCGGCCGTAGGGAAGATCGCCGCGCGGCCGGCGGTCAAGCGCTGA
- a CDS encoding TusE/DsrC/DsvC family sulfur relay protein: MPRIESEGRSIEVNEEGFLTHPEEWTEDTARILAKSEEGLDELTPEHWAVVRFIRGYYLEKNLAPMVRKMCQATGFPLMKIYDLFPSGPAKGACKVAGLPKPDGCV; encoded by the coding sequence ATGCCCAGGATCGAAAGCGAAGGACGCTCGATCGAAGTCAACGAGGAAGGCTTCCTGACCCACCCGGAGGAGTGGACCGAAGATACGGCCAGGATCCTGGCCAAGTCCGAGGAGGGGTTGGACGAGCTGACGCCCGAGCACTGGGCCGTGGTCCGGTTCATCCGCGGCTATTACCTGGAGAAGAACCTGGCGCCCATGGTCCGCAAGATGTGCCAGGCCACAGGCTTTCCCCTGATGAAGATCTACGACCTGTTCCCGTCGGGCCCGGCCAAAGGCGCCTGCAAGGTCGCCGGGCTGCCCAAGCCCGACGGCTGCGTCTGA